A single Tenacibaculum sp. Bg11-29 DNA region contains:
- a CDS encoding tetratricopeptide repeat-containing sensor histidine kinase: MNKKIFIFFIFFNGIMFSQIKGNIIEFKADSVFNKNKNLEFKKAYGFYLKKAYDSCYLYSSNVSIKKNSRVEKDLLNYIQGSSAIKKKIYRKALDNFNSISKKSGFNHLKNFKLGKIYIELKKYHLAIEYYKKWELEIDKSNLITKKAGYHNFALCYVLLKKYHNSENYFNKELSLIDKKDTLELISYKTDLASVYYNQYIDDKAILLFKEAYDLAKIYSNIELKHNTSKNMAIVERNRKRYKESVGYFDEYVKWKDSIWSRDRIWQLTEKDKKIAVAQKQQEIAVQDEQIKRQKVVQKGLLLGASGLLIFLGGLAFFYRKLQSKNRLITEQKEALNVANNTKNYLFSVVSHDLRSPINSIKRQHQKLAKHIANNDLPAIKEATKSAIAVTESTSHLLNNVLHWSLEQSNMLNFSEEEHALQPVIEQVLFDYENLAEAKAISITSELDSEIIVLTDKESLKIVIRNLIDNSIKYMDGSGSISVKTEKHSETQARIEIKDSGIGISEEKLQKINALKDLSIEKIDRSKGIGLGLLLCQTLIKKNNGTLFFKSEEGTSTTAVILLPLA, encoded by the coding sequence ATGAATAAAAAAATATTTATTTTCTTTATTTTCTTTAATGGAATAATGTTTTCTCAAATAAAAGGAAATATTATAGAGTTCAAAGCAGATAGTGTTTTTAACAAAAATAAAAATTTAGAGTTTAAAAAAGCCTATGGTTTTTATTTAAAGAAAGCTTATGATTCGTGTTATTTATATTCAAGTAATGTTTCCATTAAAAAAAATAGTAGAGTAGAAAAAGACCTATTAAATTATATTCAAGGGAGTTCTGCTATAAAGAAAAAAATATATAGAAAAGCATTAGATAATTTTAATTCAATTTCTAAGAAAAGTGGATTTAATCATTTAAAAAACTTCAAGCTTGGGAAAATTTATATAGAATTAAAAAAGTATCACTTAGCAATAGAATATTATAAAAAATGGGAGTTAGAAATAGATAAATCTAATTTAATAACGAAAAAAGCAGGGTATCATAACTTTGCTTTATGTTATGTTTTGCTAAAAAAGTATCATAATTCTGAAAATTATTTTAATAAGGAATTATCTCTTATAGATAAAAAAGATACATTAGAATTAATTAGTTATAAAACTGATTTAGCTAGTGTTTATTATAATCAATATATAGACGATAAAGCTATTCTTTTATTTAAAGAAGCGTATGATTTGGCTAAAATCTATTCTAATATAGAATTAAAGCATAATACCTCAAAAAACATGGCAATTGTTGAGCGTAATAGGAAGCGTTACAAAGAGAGTGTAGGGTATTTTGATGAGTACGTAAAATGGAAAGACTCTATTTGGAGTAGGGATCGTATTTGGCAGCTGACGGAGAAAGATAAAAAAATAGCAGTTGCGCAAAAACAACAAGAAATAGCTGTGCAAGATGAGCAAATAAAGCGTCAAAAAGTAGTTCAAAAAGGGTTGCTTTTAGGTGCTTCTGGTTTGTTAATATTCTTGGGAGGATTGGCTTTTTTTTATAGGAAATTACAAAGTAAAAATAGGCTTATTACCGAGCAAAAAGAGGCTTTAAATGTAGCTAATAACACTAAAAATTATTTATTTTCGGTGGTGTCTCACGATTTACGCTCGCCTATAAATAGTATAAAAAGGCAGCATCAAAAACTGGCAAAACATATTGCTAATAATGATTTGCCTGCAATTAAAGAAGCTACGAAATCGGCTATTGCAGTTACCGAAAGTACGAGCCATTTATTAAATAATGTATTGCACTGGTCGTTAGAGCAAAGTAATATGTTAAATTTCTCTGAAGAAGAACATGCACTGCAACCTGTTATAGAACAGGTGTTGTTCGATTATGAAAATTTAGCGGAGGCAAAAGCTATTTCAATTACTAGTGAGTTAGATAGTGAGATTATTGTTTTGACTGACAAAGAATCATTGAAAATCGTGATTCGGAATTTAATTGATAATTCGATAAAGTACATGGATGGTTCTGGAAGTATCTCTGTGAAAACAGAAAAGCATTCAGAAACTCAAGCGCGTATTGAAATTAAAGATTCAGGTATTGGAATATCTGAAGAAAAACTTCAAAAAATTAATGCTTTAAAAGATTTATCTATCGAGAAGATAGATCGTTCTAAAGGAATCGGATTAGGTTTATTATTATGTCAAACACTAATTAAGAAAAACAACGGAACGTTATTCTTTAAAAGCGAAGAAGGAACAAGTACCACTGCGGTTATATTGTTGCCTTTAGCTTAA
- a CDS encoding HupE/UreJ family protein produces the protein MNEFIFYFKMGLYHVLDIRAYDHILFLIVLTVVYLFKQWTKVLWLITLFTIGHSITLALSAYGILNIKSNLIEFLIPLTIFITALMNVLTAKKASVGKENQNLFLALFFGLIHGLGFSNYFKIMIGKTSDKLIPLIEFAVGVEAAQIIIVLIILLIGTLVQSIFGVNRRDWILIVSSIIIGFAFQMMINRVFW, from the coding sequence ATGAACGAATTTATTTTTTACTTTAAAATGGGCTTATATCATGTACTTGATATTAGAGCTTATGACCACATTTTATTTTTGATAGTACTTACCGTTGTGTATTTATTTAAACAATGGACAAAGGTATTATGGCTTATTACTTTATTTACCATCGGGCATTCCATAACCTTAGCGTTATCGGCTTACGGAATTTTAAATATTAAGAGTAATTTAATTGAATTTTTAATTCCGTTAACAATTTTTATTACAGCGTTAATGAATGTATTAACTGCCAAAAAAGCATCTGTTGGAAAAGAAAATCAAAATTTGTTTTTGGCTTTGTTTTTCGGATTAATTCACGGACTTGGTTTTTCAAATTATTTTAAAATAATGATTGGAAAAACTTCTGATAAACTAATCCCTTTAATAGAATTTGCTGTAGGTGTAGAAGCTGCTCAAATAATTATTGTTTTAATAATTTTATTAATAGGAACCTTAGTTCAATCAATATTTGGTGTAAATCGTCGCGATTGGATTTTAATAGTATCTTCTATTATAATCGGTTTTGCTTTTCAAATGATGATAAACCGCGTTTTTTGGTAA
- a CDS encoding CopG family transcriptional regulator, whose product MSRQSISFTKPNDEWLKTQVDTKEYSSKSELVNDLIRQARKQQVQVDWIRTKLEKAESSGFSKDTKEQILAESKSLLNA is encoded by the coding sequence ATGTCAAGACAAAGTATATCATTTACAAAACCAAACGATGAATGGTTAAAAACTCAAGTAGATACTAAAGAGTATTCAAGCAAGAGCGAGCTTGTTAACGATTTGATTAGACAAGCTAGAAAACAACAGGTTCAAGTTGATTGGATTCGTACGAAACTTGAAAAAGCTGAAAGTAGTGGTTTTTCTAAAGATACTAAAGAACAAATTTTAGCAGAATCGAAGTCTTTACTAAATGCTTAA
- a CDS encoding S41 family peptidase, with protein sequence MNKNNLPIYLSIAVVFGILIGTFFSNGNTTNFIGKNSSNEKKIKRLIDYIQSDYVDNVNTDELLDGAITEMLGKLDPHSVYIPKENLQLITENMQGNFVGIGVQFRMIGDTITVISPIKGGPSIKVGIKAGDRILLANKDTLYGKKLQTPKIMAALKGKPNTKVDVQIYRKTNDSLFNVTINRDKVNIKSVDVAYMLNDSVGYIKLNRFARNSYREFKTSLDALKENQMTDLVLDLRGNGGGFIDIANSIVDEFLEDDKLIVFTKNNKGDINKSFATDKGDFEKGGLYVLIDENSASASEIVAGALQDNDKGTIIGRRSFGKGLVQQEMDLGDGSAVRLTTARYYTPTGRSIQKSYKKGASDTENSNYTQDIQRRLLSGELHSKDSIKTIDSLKFTTPKGKIVYGGGGIIPDYFVGVDTSSYVPTIFFRPLNNFAFNYVDTNRKKLTHTTVDEFIKSFDKNNEITTKFLSKLKKYKLSSKIKKQLKRNLKTLIARELFNDEGLYKVNQFDDKMLQKVFELEKKQ encoded by the coding sequence ATGAACAAAAATAACTTACCTATATATTTATCAATTGCTGTTGTTTTCGGTATTCTTATCGGAACTTTTTTTAGTAATGGGAACACAACTAATTTCATTGGAAAAAACTCATCTAATGAAAAAAAAATAAAACGTTTAATCGACTATATACAAAGTGATTATGTTGACAACGTAAATACTGATGAGTTGCTAGATGGAGCTATTACTGAAATGCTTGGTAAATTAGATCCTCACTCTGTATATATACCTAAAGAAAATCTTCAATTAATTACCGAAAACATGCAAGGTAATTTTGTAGGTATTGGCGTACAGTTTCGTATGATAGGTGATACCATTACTGTTATTTCTCCAATTAAAGGAGGCCCAAGTATTAAAGTAGGTATTAAAGCTGGTGATAGAATTTTGTTGGCAAATAAAGATACATTATACGGTAAGAAGTTACAAACCCCAAAAATAATGGCAGCCTTAAAAGGAAAGCCTAACACAAAAGTTGATGTTCAAATTTACAGAAAAACGAATGACAGTCTTTTTAATGTAACTATAAACAGAGACAAAGTAAATATTAAAAGTGTTGATGTAGCCTACATGTTAAATGACAGTGTTGGTTATATAAAACTAAATCGTTTTGCTCGTAATTCTTACCGAGAGTTTAAAACATCTTTAGATGCTCTTAAAGAAAACCAAATGACTGATTTAGTACTTGACCTTCGTGGAAATGGTGGTGGCTTTATTGACATTGCTAATAGTATTGTTGATGAATTTTTAGAGGATGATAAGCTAATTGTATTTACAAAAAACAATAAAGGTGATATTAATAAATCATTTGCGACTGATAAAGGTGATTTTGAAAAAGGTGGTTTATATGTTTTAATCGACGAAAACTCTGCTTCTGCTTCAGAAATTGTAGCGGGTGCCTTACAAGATAATGATAAAGGAACTATTATTGGTCGTCGTTCTTTTGGTAAAGGCTTAGTACAACAAGAAATGGATTTAGGTGATGGATCTGCAGTTCGTTTAACAACTGCACGCTACTACACTCCTACTGGTAGGTCGATACAAAAATCATACAAAAAAGGAGCTTCTGACACCGAAAATAGTAATTACACTCAAGATATACAACGCAGGTTACTTAGTGGTGAATTACATAGTAAAGACAGTATAAAAACAATTGATAGTTTAAAATTTACAACTCCAAAAGGAAAGATTGTTTATGGTGGTGGAGGAATAATTCCTGATTACTTTGTTGGTGTTGACACCTCTTCTTATGTACCAACAATATTTTTTAGGCCTTTAAATAATTTTGCTTTTAATTACGTTGATACGAACCGTAAAAAACTCACACATACAACTGTTGATGAGTTTATTAAGAGTTTTGATAAAAACAATGAAATCACTACTAAGTTTTTATCAAAATTAAAAAAATACAAACTTTCATCAAAAATTAAAAAACAACTTAAACGAAATTTAAAAACACTAATTGCAAGAGAACTTTTTAATGATGAAGGTTTATACAAAGTAAATCAGTTTGATGATAAAATGCTTCAAAAGGTATTTGAGTTAGAAAAAAAACAATAG
- a CDS encoding dCMP deaminase family protein, which yields MLSKKQLKYDKAYLKMAQEWGKLSHCKRKQVGAIIVKDRMIISDGYNGTPSGFENYCEDDEGYTKWYVLHAEANAILKVAASTQSCKGATLYISLSPCQQCSKLIHQAGIKRIVYAEAYKDSSGVDFLEKAGVELTHLPYEQK from the coding sequence ATTTTGAGTAAAAAACAATTAAAATACGACAAAGCCTATTTAAAAATGGCGCAAGAATGGGGTAAATTATCTCATTGTAAACGTAAACAAGTTGGCGCCATAATCGTTAAAGATCGTATGATTATTTCTGACGGTTATAATGGAACTCCATCTGGATTTGAAAACTATTGTGAAGATGACGAAGGATATACAAAATGGTATGTTTTACATGCTGAAGCGAATGCTATTTTAAAAGTAGCTGCCTCTACGCAATCTTGCAAAGGAGCTACTTTATATATTTCTCTTTCTCCTTGCCAACAATGTAGCAAACTGATACATCAAGCAGGAATAAAACGTATTGTGTATGCCGAAGCATATAAAGATTCTTCTGGAGTCGATTTTTTAGAAAAAGCTGGTGTTGAACTGACTCATTTACCATATGAACAAAAATAA
- a CDS encoding M23 family metallopeptidase, with product MAKTHKKRKLKQKLIDKYRLVILNEDTFQEKFSLKLSRLNVFVFGGVFSVVLIALTSLLIAFTGLREYIPGYASTSLKKKATRLVYEADSLKTRLAVIERYTKALRPVLTGEIRSEKIDSIKIEAQNLTFNEGKLQASKQDSLFRAKIEGKDRFPLSEGAAGRAKIVFFSPLTGTVSQAFNMNDKHYALDIVAKTGTPVKAIADGTVILAEWTAETGYVITIQHPNEFISVYKHNGSLLKQQGDVVKSGEAIASVGSTGELTTGAHLHFELWNNGFPVNPTDYIDFQ from the coding sequence GTGGCTAAAACTCATAAAAAGCGAAAGCTTAAGCAAAAACTTATTGATAAATATCGATTGGTAATTTTAAATGAAGATACTTTTCAAGAAAAGTTTTCTTTAAAGTTATCGCGTTTAAATGTATTTGTTTTTGGAGGCGTATTTTCGGTAGTGTTAATTGCATTAACATCATTATTAATTGCATTTACAGGGTTAAGAGAATACATACCAGGGTATGCTTCTACATCATTAAAAAAGAAAGCTACTCGATTAGTGTATGAAGCTGATTCGTTAAAAACTCGATTAGCGGTTATAGAGCGTTATACAAAAGCATTAAGGCCAGTTTTAACAGGAGAGATAAGATCTGAAAAAATAGACTCGATAAAAATAGAAGCTCAAAACCTTACTTTTAATGAAGGTAAATTACAAGCATCTAAACAAGATTCATTATTTAGAGCTAAAATTGAAGGTAAAGATCGTTTTCCTTTATCTGAAGGAGCAGCAGGTAGAGCCAAAATTGTGTTTTTTTCGCCATTAACCGGTACTGTATCGCAAGCGTTTAATATGAATGATAAACACTACGCGCTCGATATTGTTGCAAAAACAGGAACTCCTGTAAAAGCGATTGCTGACGGAACAGTAATTTTGGCAGAGTGGACAGCCGAAACAGGTTATGTAATAACAATACAGCACCCCAATGAGTTTATTTCGGTATATAAACATAACGGAAGCTTATTAAAACAACAAGGTGATGTTGTAAAATCGGGTGAAGCCATTGCAAGTGTGGGCTCAACAGGAGAACTAACTACAGGCGCACATTTACATTTCGAATTATGGAATAACGGATTTCCAGTAAATCCGACAGATTATATAGATTTTCAGTAA
- a CDS encoding type II toxin-antitoxin system RelE/ParE family toxin, translated as MLKYRLSNEAKNDLIRIHQYGVKKFGMIQADKYFDSFFEYFEAIVQRPFSFESVDYIKKGYRRCVCGTDSVFFKINDSVVEIMAIVGKQDLNEKL; from the coding sequence ATGCTTAAATATCGATTAAGTAATGAAGCTAAAAACGATTTGATTCGAATTCACCAATACGGAGTTAAAAAGTTTGGAATGATTCAGGCAGACAAATACTTCGATTCATTTTTTGAATATTTCGAAGCTATTGTTCAAAGACCTTTTTCATTTGAATCTGTTGATTATATAAAAAAAGGATATAGACGTTGTGTTTGTGGTACTGATAGTGTTTTCTTTAAAATAAATGACAGTGTTGTGGAAATAATGGCAATTGTAGGAAAACAAGATTTAAATGAAAAATTGTAG
- a CDS encoding YicC/YloC family endoribonuclease, with translation MIQSMTGYGKSVLHLPSKKVTIEIKSLNSKNLDLNTRVPSYYKEKELAVRKKLASNLVRGKIDFSIWIEMTAEETSTKVNKNVVLEYIQQLKNTLFTGSDNDVELLKMAIKMPDALKTEREELDETEWAQIDTHIDEALKEIITYRIDEAKSLEDDFKLRIANIQSALEEVKKLDGDRIDNVKVRLQKALTDLKIEIDENRFEQELIYYLEKLDINEEKVRLENHLIYFLEQLATEDSNGKKLGFIVQEIGREVNTTGSKANFAPMQKIVIQMKDELEKIKEQILNVL, from the coding sequence ATGATACAGTCTATGACGGGTTATGGAAAATCCGTATTACATTTGCCTTCTAAGAAAGTAACCATTGAAATTAAGTCGCTTAACAGTAAAAATTTAGATTTAAATACAAGAGTTCCATCTTATTATAAAGAAAAAGAATTAGCCGTTAGAAAAAAACTAGCTAGTAATTTGGTAAGAGGAAAGATTGACTTTTCTATTTGGATAGAAATGACAGCAGAAGAAACTTCAACAAAAGTTAATAAAAATGTTGTACTAGAATACATTCAGCAATTAAAAAACACATTGTTTACGGGGTCTGATAATGATGTAGAATTGTTGAAAATGGCAATAAAAATGCCAGATGCATTAAAAACTGAACGTGAAGAATTAGATGAAACTGAATGGGCTCAGATTGATACTCATATCGACGAAGCTTTAAAAGAAATTATTACATATAGAATTGACGAAGCTAAATCATTAGAAGATGATTTTAAATTAAGAATAGCAAATATTCAGTCAGCATTAGAAGAAGTTAAGAAGTTAGACGGAGATCGAATAGATAATGTAAAAGTTCGTTTACAAAAAGCTTTAACAGACTTAAAAATTGAAATTGATGAAAATCGTTTCGAACAAGAATTAATTTACTATTTAGAAAAGTTAGATATAAACGAAGAAAAAGTTCGTTTAGAAAATCACTTAATATACTTTTTAGAACAATTAGCAACTGAAGATTCTAATGGAAAAAAATTAGGATTTATAGTTCAAGAAATAGGTAGAGAGGTAAATACCACTGGATCTAAAGCTAATTTTGCGCCAATGCAAAAGATAGTAATTCAGATGAAAGACGAGTTAGAAAAAATTAAAGAACAAATTTTAAACGTTTTATAA
- a CDS encoding MOSC domain-containing protein, which produces MKIIATCVGERKEVDWKGEKIITGIFKYPVNEPIFLNTEKVEGDAVCNNDSHGGIDQAVYGYSLKHYEYWKELYPNLNWHLGMFGENLTIDELEETEIHVGDTYKVGEVILEVTKPREPCHKLAMKFNSRKVVRQFLRVSKSGIYFKVLQIGFVKTGDVLEKIKSCPGNLTIAEMYKEKNLENGM; this is translated from the coding sequence ATGAAAATTATAGCAACATGTGTAGGAGAACGTAAGGAGGTTGATTGGAAAGGAGAGAAGATAATTACCGGTATTTTTAAATATCCGGTTAATGAACCTATTTTTTTAAATACCGAAAAGGTAGAGGGTGATGCTGTTTGTAATAATGATTCTCATGGAGGAATTGATCAAGCGGTATACGGATATTCATTAAAACATTATGAATATTGGAAGGAGTTGTACCCTAACCTAAATTGGCATTTAGGTATGTTTGGTGAAAATTTAACAATTGATGAATTAGAGGAAACGGAAATTCATGTAGGAGATACTTATAAAGTAGGTGAAGTTATTTTAGAAGTAACGAAGCCTAGAGAACCTTGCCATAAATTAGCGATGAAATTTAACTCTAGAAAAGTTGTACGTCAGTTTTTAAGAGTATCAAAAAGTGGTATTTATTTTAAGGTTTTACAAATAGGTTTCGTTAAAACAGGAGATGTACTAGAAAAAATAAAATCATGCCCAGGAAATTTAACTATTGCTGAAATGTATAAAGAAAAAAACCTTGAAAACGGAATGTAG
- a CDS encoding LytTR family DNA-binding domain-containing protein: MNNLRLLLLEDLDEEAKEIIEFLEDNNYEVIRVKNASEAEKEIKNRFFDIILLDIMINGSPEGISLAHRLNKENIEAPFLFLTSMQSKAMFNEAKLTKPYTYLLKPFNKLELLYSLELALEKFHEQSSSISLSDKNGIVSPSFLFIKKKRSIMKVDTASIIYVEVKEKYCRLVCNEGDYLIKLSLTKVKELLGDTDFTQTHRNYLVNLKKIKEIYFEDNLLILENNHKISFSERFKNQFIKNNTIFR; encoded by the coding sequence ATGAATAACTTACGATTGTTACTTTTAGAAGATTTAGATGAAGAAGCTAAAGAAATCATTGAGTTTTTAGAAGATAATAATTATGAAGTTATTCGTGTTAAAAACGCTTCAGAGGCTGAAAAAGAAATAAAAAATCGATTTTTTGATATCATTCTTTTAGATATTATGATTAACGGAAGCCCTGAAGGTATTTCGTTGGCACACCGCTTGAATAAAGAAAATATTGAAGCTCCTTTTCTATTTTTAACAAGTATGCAAAGTAAAGCGATGTTTAATGAAGCTAAACTTACGAAACCATATACTTATTTATTAAAACCATTTAATAAACTAGAGCTATTATATTCTTTAGAGTTAGCTTTAGAAAAATTTCACGAACAATCGAGTAGTATTAGCTTAAGTGATAAAAACGGAATTGTAAGTCCGTCGTTTTTATTCATAAAAAAGAAACGAAGCATCATGAAGGTAGATACAGCATCTATTATTTATGTTGAAGTAAAAGAGAAGTATTGTAGGCTTGTGTGTAATGAAGGTGATTATTTAATAAAACTATCGTTAACAAAAGTTAAAGAGCTGCTAGGAGATACAGATTTTACACAAACTCACCGAAATTATTTAGTAAATTTAAAAAAGATTAAAGAAATTTATTTTGAAGATAATTTATTGATTTTAGAAAATAATCATAAAATATCGTTCAGTGAGCGTTTTAAAAATCAGTTTATAAAAAACAATACTATTTTTAGATAA
- a CDS encoding GH3 auxin-responsive promoter family protein gives MSIKSKLAIPFAKQVRKRVYKWANKPHETQKKVFQYLVTEGCKTAFGKDHDFISINNYEDFKKRVPVNDYEGLRTYVDRMVAGEENVLWKGKPLYFAKTSGTTSGAKYIPITKESMPTHIKAARNALLFYVAETNDASFVNGKMIFLQGSPVLEEVNGVKLGRLSGIAAHYVPNYLLKNRLPSWETNCIEDWDTKVNKVVEETINEDMSVISGIPSWVQMYFEKLIDKTGKTISEIFPNFNFFVYGGVNFEPYKNKFETLIGKKIDYVELYPASEGFIAYQDSQTEKGMLLQLNSGIFYEFIPATEFFDENPTRISLKDVELGVNYAIILNTSAGLWGYNIGDTVEFTSLKPYRIKVTGRIKHFISAFGEHVIGKEVEKALNDAIVGTAINVSEFTVAPQVNPASGLPYHEWFIEFENEPDNLEELAAKIDASMQSQNVYYFDLIAGKILQPLIIRSVKKGGFHEYMKSIGKFGGQNKIPQLSDNRKIADVLQSFLV, from the coding sequence ATGAGTATCAAATCTAAATTGGCAATTCCCTTTGCTAAACAAGTACGAAAAAGAGTTTATAAATGGGCAAATAAGCCTCATGAAACACAAAAAAAAGTATTTCAGTATTTGGTAACTGAAGGCTGTAAAACAGCTTTCGGAAAAGATCACGATTTTATATCTATAAATAATTACGAAGACTTTAAAAAACGCGTACCTGTAAACGATTACGAAGGATTGCGTACCTATGTAGATAGAATGGTTGCAGGTGAAGAGAATGTGTTATGGAAAGGGAAACCTTTGTATTTTGCGAAAACTTCAGGAACTACTTCAGGAGCAAAATATATTCCGATAACCAAAGAATCTATGCCAACGCATATAAAAGCAGCACGTAACGCGTTGTTATTTTATGTGGCAGAAACAAATGATGCTAGTTTTGTAAACGGAAAAATGATTTTTTTACAAGGAAGCCCTGTTTTAGAAGAGGTGAACGGCGTAAAATTAGGACGATTAAGTGGTATTGCTGCACATTATGTACCAAACTACTTATTAAAAAACCGTTTGCCAAGTTGGGAAACGAATTGTATTGAAGATTGGGATACCAAGGTGAATAAGGTAGTTGAAGAAACTATTAATGAAGATATGTCTGTAATTAGCGGAATTCCGTCTTGGGTGCAAATGTATTTTGAAAAGTTGATAGACAAAACAGGAAAAACAATTTCAGAGATTTTTCCGAATTTTAACTTCTTTGTATACGGAGGTGTGAATTTCGAACCGTATAAAAATAAGTTTGAAACTTTAATAGGTAAGAAAATTGATTATGTTGAGTTGTATCCCGCTTCTGAAGGGTTTATCGCCTATCAAGATTCGCAAACCGAAAAAGGAATGCTATTGCAATTAAACTCAGGTATTTTTTATGAGTTTATTCCTGCAACAGAATTCTTTGATGAAAACCCAACACGTATTTCTTTAAAAGATGTAGAATTAGGTGTTAATTATGCAATTATTTTAAATACTTCTGCAGGTCTTTGGGGCTATAATATTGGCGATACGGTAGAGTTTACCTCATTAAAACCCTACAGGATAAAAGTAACAGGGCGTATAAAACATTTTATTTCAGCCTTTGGCGAACATGTTATTGGTAAGGAAGTGGAAAAAGCATTAAATGATGCTATTGTAGGAACAGCTATAAATGTAAGTGAATTTACAGTAGCTCCACAGGTAAACCCAGCAAGTGGATTGCCCTACCATGAATGGTTTATAGAGTTTGAAAACGAACCAGATAACTTAGAGGAATTAGCAGCTAAAATAGATGCGTCTATGCAAAGCCAAAATGTATACTATTTCGATTTAATTGCAGGTAAAATATTACAACCGTTAATAATTAGAAGCGTTAAAAAAGGAGGCTTTCATGAGTATATGAAATCGATAGGCAAGTTTGGTGGACAAAATAAAATTCCACAGTTATCAGACAATCGTAAGATTGCTGATGTATTGCAAAGTTTTTTAGTGTAA
- the gmk gene encoding guanylate kinase, whose translation MAKDFKGKLFVFSAPSGSGKTTIVRHLLKQERFNLEFSISAASREARNVEVNGEDYYFISTKDFKSKIKADEFLEWEEVYRDNFYGTLKTEVERIWALGKHVIFDIDVAGGLRIKKKFPTETLAVFVKPPSIDELKIRLKKRSTESEDKINMRIAKASVELATAPQFDKIIKNYDLAVALQEAEDLVANYLGLN comes from the coding sequence ATGGCTAAAGATTTTAAAGGAAAATTGTTTGTGTTTTCAGCACCATCAGGATCAGGAAAAACAACAATTGTTCGTCACTTATTAAAACAAGAAAGATTTAATTTAGAGTTTTCAATATCTGCGGCCTCAAGAGAAGCTAGAAATGTTGAAGTTAATGGAGAAGACTATTATTTTATTTCTACAAAAGATTTTAAAAGTAAAATTAAAGCTGATGAGTTTTTAGAATGGGAAGAAGTATATCGAGATAATTTTTACGGAACTTTAAAAACCGAAGTTGAACGTATTTGGGCTTTAGGGAAACATGTTATTTTTGATATCGATGTAGCTGGAGGTTTACGTATAAAAAAGAAATTTCCTACAGAAACATTAGCTGTTTTTGTAAAGCCACCAAGTATCGATGAACTTAAAATTCGTTTAAAGAAAAGAAGTACAGAGAGCGAAGATAAAATAAACATGCGTATTGCTAAAGCATCAGTAGAATTAGCTACGGCACCTCAGTTTGATAAAATTATAAAAAATTATGATTTAGCCGTTGCTTTACAAGAAGCAGAAGATTTGGTCGCTAATTATTTAGGTTTAAATTAA
- the nadD gene encoding nicotinate (nicotinamide) nucleotide adenylyltransferase, producing MKNIGLYFGTFNPIHIGHLIIANHMVENSDLDEIWMVVTPHNPFKKKSSLLDNHHRLEMVYLATKEYEKIKPSDIEFNLPQPNYTINTLAHISEKYPDYSFNLIMGEDNLKSFHKWRNYEAILDDYNVYVYPRISEGIVENQFKEHAKIHTVAAPVVQISSTMIRSGIKAQKNIKPLLPTKVWEYIDTMNFYKK from the coding sequence ATGAAAAATATTGGATTGTATTTCGGAACTTTTAACCCTATTCATATTGGGCATTTAATTATAGCCAACCACATGGTTGAAAATTCTGATTTAGATGAAATTTGGATGGTTGTTACCCCACACAATCCATTTAAAAAGAAAAGCTCTTTGTTAGATAACCATCATCGTTTAGAAATGGTGTATTTAGCAACCAAAGAATACGAAAAAATAAAACCATCTGATATAGAATTTAATTTACCACAGCCTAATTATACCATAAATACATTAGCACACATATCAGAAAAATACCCAGATTATAGTTTTAACTTAATTATGGGAGAAGACAATTTAAAGAGCTTCCATAAATGGCGTAATTATGAGGCTATTTTAGACGATTATAATGTGTATGTGTACCCGAGAATTTCAGAAGGAATTGTAGAAAATCAATTTAAAGAACATGCTAAAATTCACACGGTAGCTGCACCAGTAGTACAAATATCATCAACTATGATTCGTAGTGGTATTAAGGCTCAGAAGAATATTAAGCCTTTATTGCCTACTAAAGTTTGGGAGTATATAGATACTATGAATTTCTATAAAAAATAA